The following proteins are co-located in the Candidatus Nitrosotenuis cloacae genome:
- a CDS encoding tetratricopeptide repeat protein: MKKSIGLKKNLERFKDDSRYKAPQKEEIVKLITEGALLFNEGRYNEAIGCYEKALQIDPTDSVVLSNMGGAYVELKKYDVALSFLEKSIGIDPDFSAPWYNKAACLSMLGENEEALNCLEKAVTLDPKKTSLAKTDPDFSYIRQFPRFSAIID; encoded by the coding sequence GTGAAAAAATCGATTGGACTAAAGAAGAATTTGGAACGCTTCAAGGATGACTCTAGATACAAGGCCCCACAAAAAGAAGAGATTGTAAAACTCATAACTGAAGGCGCATTACTTTTCAACGAAGGCAGATACAATGAGGCAATTGGATGTTATGAAAAAGCCCTTCAAATAGATCCTACAGATTCTGTGGTGTTGTCAAACATGGGAGGTGCATACGTGGAGTTAAAAAAATACGATGTGGCTCTTTCCTTTTTAGAAAAGTCTATTGGTATTGATCCTGACTTCAGCGCTCCCTGGTACAATAAGGCAGCCTGTTTATCCATGCTTGGAGAAAACGAGGAGGCGTTAAACTGTCTTGAAAAGGCTGTTACACTTGATCCAAAAAAGACTAGCCTGGCAAAAACAGATCCAGATTTCTCGTACATTCGTCAGTTTCCAAGGTTTTCAGCAATTATCGACTGA
- a CDS encoding 4-hydroxybutyrate--CoA ligase: protein MAVSAFLSPKSVAIIGASDKEGSVGRAITSNIMKGYKGKIYPISPTRDRVFDMPAFKTVLDVKDQIDLAVVVTKNDIVPAVLEECGKKKIKGVIVITAGFKEVDEEGRKLEQQLKDIVKKYGIKMIGPNCLGVMNLDPKTMMNSTFLKITPKSGQIALVSQSGAICAALVEDASAQGIGFSAVISLGNKADMSEIDVLKMLAEHEQTKVIVMYLEDMGNGQEFLKVCKQITKKMKKPVLVLKSGRSPEGAKAAMSHTGALMGSDEIYDAVLNQSGAIRVDSMEELFDYATAFSKQPLPLKGDLVIVSNAGGPAIISTDACSKYGIKMATIEDIRPKINAVIPPWGSSRNPVDIVGDADFNRFNNVLENVLAHKNVGSVIAMCTPSATLDYDKLAEVVVKMSKKYKKTMLASLMGLDEGIKNREILAAGGVPYYTYAEGAIRALRAMLRFSSWLNTPEGTITKFKADKAAVKKVFANVRKQGRTNLLEEEGQEVLKAYGFPLPQSILAKTAEEAVKHAKKIGFPVVMKIASPQIIHKSDAGGVKVGVASEQAVRDAFDQIVKNAKKYDKNAQIKGVLVQEMVKGGKELIIGSKQEPGFGPVIMLGMGGIYVEVLKDVTFRLAPVTDKEADNMIGSIKTRKLLEGVRGEKPADKKKLSELIQKLSALVTDFDEIKELDMNPVLVMEQGKGCKILDIRIGLS, encoded by the coding sequence ATGGCAGTATCTGCTTTTCTATCTCCAAAATCTGTCGCAATAATCGGCGCATCTGACAAGGAAGGAAGTGTCGGACGCGCAATCACATCAAATATCATGAAAGGTTACAAGGGAAAGATCTATCCAATTTCTCCTACGCGTGATAGGGTCTTTGACATGCCTGCATTCAAGACAGTGCTTGACGTAAAGGATCAAATCGATCTGGCCGTGGTGGTTACAAAGAACGACATAGTCCCTGCGGTACTAGAGGAATGCGGAAAGAAAAAGATCAAAGGAGTCATAGTGATTACTGCCGGATTCAAGGAGGTAGACGAGGAAGGTCGAAAGCTTGAGCAGCAGCTAAAGGATATTGTCAAAAAATACGGAATCAAAATGATCGGTCCCAATTGCCTTGGAGTGATGAACTTGGATCCAAAGACAATGATGAATTCCACTTTTCTCAAAATTACGCCAAAGTCCGGCCAGATTGCACTAGTCTCGCAAAGCGGGGCAATCTGCGCGGCACTTGTAGAGGATGCAAGCGCACAGGGAATCGGATTTTCCGCAGTAATCAGCCTTGGCAACAAGGCGGACATGAGTGAAATCGACGTGCTTAAAATGCTGGCAGAGCACGAGCAGACGAAGGTAATCGTAATGTACCTTGAGGACATGGGCAATGGCCAAGAGTTCCTCAAGGTATGCAAGCAAATCACAAAAAAGATGAAGAAACCGGTTCTTGTATTAAAATCAGGACGCAGTCCCGAGGGTGCAAAAGCTGCAATGTCTCATACTGGAGCACTGATGGGCTCGGACGAAATCTATGACGCCGTATTGAACCAGTCCGGCGCAATCCGAGTTGATTCCATGGAGGAATTGTTCGACTATGCAACAGCATTCTCAAAGCAGCCGCTTCCGCTAAAGGGTGACCTTGTTATAGTATCAAATGCAGGAGGTCCTGCAATCATCTCAACTGATGCCTGCTCAAAGTATGGCATCAAGATGGCTACAATTGAGGACATTAGACCAAAGATAAACGCAGTCATCCCGCCGTGGGGAAGCTCAAGGAACCCCGTAGACATTGTAGGCGATGCCGATTTTAACAGATTTAACAACGTACTAGAAAATGTACTTGCGCACAAGAATGTGGGATCTGTCATCGCAATGTGCACGCCTTCTGCCACGCTAGATTATGATAAGCTTGCAGAGGTGGTAGTAAAGATGTCAAAGAAATACAAAAAGACAATGCTTGCATCATTGATGGGGCTTGACGAGGGAATCAAAAACAGGGAGATTCTTGCAGCAGGTGGCGTCCCGTACTATACTTATGCGGAGGGCGCAATTCGCGCACTGCGTGCAATGCTCCGATTTTCAAGCTGGCTCAATACACCGGAAGGCACAATTACAAAATTCAAGGCAGACAAGGCCGCAGTAAAGAAGGTATTTGCCAATGTCCGAAAGCAAGGAAGAACAAACCTTCTAGAAGAGGAAGGCCAGGAAGTGCTCAAGGCATACGGCTTTCCACTACCGCAAAGCATTCTGGCAAAAACAGCAGAAGAGGCAGTAAAGCATGCAAAGAAGATCGGATTTCCGGTGGTGATGAAGATTGCATCACCGCAAATCATCCACAAGTCCGACGCCGGTGGAGTGAAAGTGGGAGTTGCAAGCGAGCAGGCAGTAAGGGACGCATTTGATCAAATAGTAAAGAACGCCAAAAAATACGACAAAAATGCCCAAATCAAAGGTGTACTGGTCCAAGAAATGGTCAAGGGCGGAAAGGAGCTCATCATAGGATCAAAACAAGAGCCTGGATTCGGTCCGGTAATCATGCTCGGAATGGGCGGAATCTATGTGGAGGTACTCAAAGACGTTACATTCAGGCTAGCGCCAGTTACAGACAAAGAGGCAGACAATATGATTGGCTCAATTAAGACAAGGAAATTACTCGAGGGAGTCAGAGGGGAAAAGCCCGCAGACAAAAAGAAACTGTCTGAGCTTATTCAAAAGCTGTCTGCATTGGTGACCGACTTTGACGAGATAAAGGAGCTTGACATGAACCCGGTGCTTGTGATGGAGCAGGGAAAGGGTTGCAAGATCCTCGATATTAGAATTGGGCTGTCCTAA
- a CDS encoding DMT family transporter, with translation MSIVNVPTIRLTRKTFQSGYVLILISAILTALAHVLAKPLVDNEIGFEINPVVLAACIYMINGAFFTPFTRKSTPIVLLGGKNIALLAIIGISEGIALITYFIGLKGSTAANASIFSNSEMIFSLLIVTIAFKEVLKKNEIGPFTMIIIGMLVLPIGYDVYSHGMTFSNLVMSDILIIVSGVFYAFNVTICRYISNSIDSKRIMQVISFTSGACAVLALVAFHIPVDVEMSSFGSIAMFAIGGTGIASVLFVVSLRMIGGARTVLLFSTNSAFGIIFAAVILGETITMVNMGSLVLTFGGIYLLKNKLGNKH, from the coding sequence ATGTCAATAGTAAATGTGCCCACAATCAGGCTTACCAGGAAGACATTCCAGTCAGGATACGTTCTGATTCTGATTTCTGCCATACTTACAGCCTTGGCGCATGTCCTAGCAAAACCACTTGTGGACAACGAGATAGGCTTTGAGATCAACCCAGTCGTGCTTGCAGCATGCATTTACATGATAAACGGCGCGTTCTTTACCCCGTTTACAAGAAAATCCACGCCAATCGTCTTGCTTGGGGGGAAAAATATTGCGCTTTTGGCAATAATCGGCATATCCGAGGGGATTGCGTTAATTACATATTTTATCGGCCTGAAAGGCTCAACTGCAGCAAACGCGTCGATTTTCAGCAATAGCGAGATGATATTCTCGCTATTGATTGTAACAATAGCCTTCAAGGAGGTTTTGAAGAAAAACGAGATCGGCCCATTTACAATGATCATAATTGGAATGCTAGTCCTGCCAATAGGATACGATGTGTATTCCCATGGAATGACATTCTCGAATTTGGTAATGTCAGACATACTAATCATTGTCTCAGGCGTATTTTACGCATTTAACGTAACCATATGCAGATACATCAGCAATTCAATAGACTCCAAACGGATCATGCAAGTAATTTCATTCACATCAGGTGCCTGCGCGGTGCTGGCGTTGGTAGCCTTTCACATACCAGTAGACGTAGAGATGTCAAGCTTTGGCTCCATTGCAATGTTTGCAATAGGCGGCACGGGAATTGCATCAGTGTTGTTTGTAGTATCATTACGAATGATTGGAGGGGCAAGGACCGTCCTGCTGTTTTCTACAAACTCTGCATTTGGCATAATATTTGCCGCCGTCATACTAGGTGAGACAATCACCATGGTAAACATGGGATCGCTTGTACTAACATTTGGTGGTATCTATTTGCTAAAAAACAAGCTTGGAAACAAGCACTAA